From Cellulosimicrobium sp. ES-005, one genomic window encodes:
- a CDS encoding beta-phosphoglucomutase family hydrolase gives MPVLRAVLFDLDGVLTPTAELHMRAWERLFAPYCAAHGLAPYTAADYFASIDGKPRYDGVATFLASRGVELPRGEVTDAPGEGTVCALGNRKDEIVNRMFADEGITPYPGSVRFLDAVTGAGAAVAVVSSSRNTPAVLAAAGLTDRFDVVVDGNVAAREHIAGKPAPDTYLRAAELLGVPAAEAVVVEDALSGVQAGAAGDFGLVLGVDRGVGADALRAHGADVVVSDLGELDATVLDRPRATVAAQADAAPAGEEAGA, from the coding sequence ATGCCCGTCCTGCGAGCCGTGCTGTTCGACCTCGACGGCGTGCTCACGCCGACCGCCGAGCTCCACATGCGCGCCTGGGAACGGCTGTTCGCGCCGTACTGCGCCGCGCACGGCCTCGCCCCGTACACCGCCGCGGACTACTTCGCGTCGATCGACGGCAAGCCCCGGTACGACGGCGTCGCGACGTTCCTCGCGTCGCGCGGCGTCGAGCTGCCGCGCGGCGAGGTCACGGACGCGCCCGGCGAGGGCACGGTGTGCGCGCTGGGCAACCGCAAGGACGAGATCGTCAACCGCATGTTCGCGGACGAGGGCATCACGCCCTACCCGGGCTCCGTGCGCTTCCTCGACGCCGTGACCGGGGCGGGCGCCGCCGTCGCGGTCGTGTCGTCGTCGCGGAACACGCCCGCGGTCCTCGCCGCCGCGGGGCTGACGGACCGGTTCGACGTCGTCGTCGACGGGAACGTCGCCGCGCGCGAGCACATCGCGGGCAAGCCCGCTCCGGACACCTACCTGCGCGCGGCCGAGCTGCTCGGCGTCCCGGCCGCGGAGGCGGTCGTCGTGGAGGACGCGCTCTCGGGCGTCCAGGCCGGTGCCGCCGGGGACTTCGGGCTGGTGCTCGGCGTCGACCGCGGCGTGGGCGCCGACGCGCTGCGCGCGCACGGGGCCGACGTCGTCGTGAGCGACCTGGGCGAGCTGGACGCGACGGTCCTCGACCGCCCGCGCGCCACCGTGGCCGCGCAGGCCGACGCCGCACCGGCCGGCGAGGAGGCGGGCGCGTGA
- a CDS encoding glycosyl hydrolase family 65 protein, whose protein sequence is MIRKTADEQSTVDRLRFPAEPWRLVESQFSAEDLGVTETLFAVANGYLGMRGNVEEGRESHSHGTFVNGFHETWSIRHAEEAYGFARVGQTIVNVPDAKVIRLYVDDEPLLLPVADLVDYERSLDLRDGVLRRELLWRTPSGKRVQVRSERMVSFVERHLAIMTFEVTLLDAAAPVAISSQILNRQDGQDEYHVRSASLGEGFDPRKTDQFSGRVLQPQSQWGDDERLVLSYRATNSGMTLAVAADDLLETENEWDVRTQVDEDLAKHVFRVHAEPGRPIRLTKLVAYHTSRGVPSRELVDRCRRTLDRARETGVDGQLSLQREWLDDFWARSDVEVPGQPGIQQAVRWNLFQLAQATARAEGNGVPAKGLTGSGYSGHYFWDTEIYVLPFLTYTSPRYARNALRFRYQMLDAARRRAGELSQKGALFPWRTINGEEASAYYAAGTAQYHIDADVSYALVQYVRATGDVDFLRREGVDILVETARMWEDLGFWRANGDDNFHIHGVTGPDEYTTVVNDNLFTNVMARFNLRAAAIVVERMKAEHPEDYALLVDRLGLGAYEAAEWVRAADHMSIPYAESIGIHPQDSHFLEREIWDLAHTPADKRPLLLHYHPLVIYRYQVLKQADVVLALFLQGQHFTAEEKLADFEYYDPLTTGDSTLSGVVQSIVAAEVGYHELALEYFVSSLFVDLANLHANAADGVHVASAGGTWSALACGFGGMRDSDGDLTFDPRLPQEWESLTFRVQWHGSRLRVTVLPDAIEFDAETGDGAQVSVRGERVKVVPGELTRVALDGQGPVRPGRPSLRALSGNRRDDGTLITATVPHS, encoded by the coding sequence GTGATCCGCAAGACCGCCGACGAGCAGAGCACCGTCGACCGCCTGCGCTTCCCGGCCGAGCCGTGGCGGCTCGTCGAGTCGCAGTTCTCGGCCGAGGACCTCGGCGTGACCGAGACCCTCTTCGCCGTCGCGAACGGCTACCTCGGCATGCGCGGCAACGTCGAGGAGGGGCGGGAGTCCCACTCGCACGGCACGTTCGTCAACGGCTTCCACGAGACCTGGTCGATCCGGCACGCCGAGGAGGCGTACGGGTTCGCGCGCGTCGGGCAGACCATCGTCAACGTCCCCGACGCGAAGGTCATCCGGCTCTACGTGGACGACGAGCCGCTCCTGCTGCCCGTCGCCGACCTCGTCGACTACGAGCGGTCGCTCGACCTGCGCGACGGCGTCCTGCGCCGCGAGCTGCTGTGGCGGACGCCGTCGGGCAAGCGCGTCCAGGTCCGTTCGGAGCGCATGGTGTCGTTCGTCGAGCGGCACCTGGCGATCATGACGTTCGAGGTGACGCTGCTCGACGCCGCGGCGCCCGTCGCGATCTCGTCGCAGATCCTCAACCGCCAGGACGGGCAGGACGAGTACCACGTGCGCTCCGCCTCGCTCGGCGAGGGGTTCGACCCGCGCAAGACCGACCAGTTCTCCGGTCGGGTGCTCCAGCCGCAGTCCCAGTGGGGCGACGACGAGCGGCTCGTGCTCTCCTACCGCGCCACGAACTCGGGCATGACGCTCGCCGTCGCGGCGGACGACCTGCTCGAGACCGAGAACGAGTGGGACGTGCGCACGCAGGTCGACGAGGACCTCGCCAAGCACGTGTTCCGCGTCCACGCGGAGCCCGGCCGCCCCATCCGGCTCACCAAGCTCGTCGCGTACCACACGTCGCGCGGCGTGCCGTCGCGCGAGCTCGTCGACCGCTGCCGCCGCACGCTCGACCGCGCGCGGGAGACCGGCGTCGACGGCCAGCTCTCGCTCCAGCGTGAATGGCTCGACGACTTCTGGGCGCGCTCCGACGTCGAGGTCCCCGGCCAGCCCGGCATCCAGCAGGCCGTGCGCTGGAACCTGTTCCAGCTCGCCCAGGCGACGGCGCGCGCCGAGGGCAACGGCGTCCCCGCCAAGGGCCTCACGGGCTCCGGGTACAGCGGGCACTACTTCTGGGACACCGAGATCTACGTCCTGCCGTTCCTCACGTACACGAGCCCCCGGTACGCGCGCAACGCGCTGAGGTTCCGCTACCAGATGCTCGACGCCGCCCGCCGTCGTGCCGGCGAGCTGTCGCAGAAGGGCGCTCTCTTCCCCTGGCGCACCATCAACGGCGAGGAGGCGTCCGCCTACTACGCCGCCGGTACCGCGCAGTACCACATCGACGCCGACGTGAGCTACGCGCTCGTGCAGTACGTGCGCGCCACGGGGGACGTCGACTTCCTGCGCCGCGAGGGCGTCGACATCCTCGTCGAGACCGCCCGCATGTGGGAGGACCTGGGCTTCTGGCGCGCCAACGGCGACGACAACTTCCACATCCACGGCGTGACCGGCCCCGACGAGTACACGACCGTCGTCAACGACAACCTGTTCACCAACGTCATGGCACGGTTCAACCTGCGCGCGGCCGCGATCGTCGTCGAGCGCATGAAGGCCGAGCACCCCGAGGACTACGCGCTCCTCGTGGACCGGCTCGGGCTCGGCGCCTACGAGGCGGCGGAGTGGGTCCGCGCGGCGGACCACATGTCGATCCCGTACGCCGAGAGCATCGGGATCCACCCGCAGGACTCGCACTTCCTCGAGCGCGAGATCTGGGACCTCGCGCACACGCCCGCGGACAAGCGACCGCTGCTGCTGCACTACCACCCGCTCGTCATCTACCGCTACCAGGTGCTCAAGCAGGCCGACGTCGTGCTCGCCCTGTTCCTGCAGGGCCAGCACTTCACCGCGGAGGAGAAGCTCGCCGACTTCGAGTACTACGACCCGTTGACCACGGGCGACTCGACGCTGTCCGGCGTCGTGCAGTCGATCGTCGCGGCCGAGGTCGGGTACCACGAGCTCGCGCTCGAGTACTTCGTGTCGTCGCTGTTCGTCGACCTCGCGAACCTCCACGCCAACGCGGCCGACGGCGTGCACGTCGCCTCCGCGGGCGGCACGTGGTCCGCGCTCGCGTGCGGGTTCGGAGGCATGCGCGACTCCGACGGCGACCTGACCTTCGACCCGCGGCTGCCGCAGGAGTGGGAGTCCCTGACGTTCCGCGTCCAGTGGCACGGCTCGCGCCTGCGCGTCACCGTGCTCCCCGACGCGATCGAGTTCGACGCGGAGACCGGCGACGGCGCGCAGGTCAGCGTGCGCGGCGAGCGCGTCAAGGTCGTGCCGGGCGAGCTCACGCGCGTCGCGCTCGACGGCCAGGGCCCGGTACGCCCCGGCCGCCCGAGCCTGCGCGCGCTCTCGGGCAACCGCCGCGACGACGGCACCCTCATCACGGCGACGGTCCCGCACTCCTGA
- a CDS encoding cysteine desulfurase family protein, which produces MTHPSGPVPAPAAYLDHAATTPLSVAAREALVDELSRTGNPSSLHAAGRAARRTVEEARESIAAALGARPSEVVFTAGGTEADNLAIKGLFWGRRTTDPRRRRIVVSAVEHHAVLDPAFWMAEHAGAEIVLLPVDGEGRVDLAALRAEVAEHAEEIALISVMWANNEVGTLQPVQEVVQLARPHGIPVHSDAVQAVGQVPVDFAASGLDAMTVSGHKLGGPVGVGALVTRRDAPLTPVLHGGGQERGVRSGTLDAPAIRAFGVAVAEAVAHRDERAAHLAALRDALVAGVRGRVPDAVLSGPEPGAGGRDAARLPGNAHFTFPGAEGDSLLYLLDSAGVQASTGSACQAGVPQPSHVLLAMGVPEQDARGALRFSLGVTSTPDDVARLLDALPPAVERARAAGLASGPTRAAAPTRTAVPTRAGGAA; this is translated from the coding sequence GTGACCCACCCTTCCGGCCCCGTCCCCGCGCCGGCGGCCTACCTCGACCACGCCGCCACGACGCCGCTGTCCGTGGCGGCGCGCGAGGCCCTCGTCGACGAGCTGTCGCGCACCGGCAACCCGTCGTCGCTGCACGCCGCGGGGCGCGCCGCCCGCCGCACGGTCGAGGAGGCGCGCGAGTCGATCGCCGCGGCGCTCGGCGCGCGCCCGAGCGAGGTCGTGTTCACCGCGGGGGGCACCGAGGCGGACAACCTCGCGATCAAGGGCCTGTTCTGGGGCCGCCGCACGACCGACCCGCGCCGTCGGCGGATCGTCGTCTCGGCGGTCGAGCACCACGCGGTGCTCGACCCCGCGTTCTGGATGGCCGAGCACGCGGGCGCCGAGATCGTCCTGCTGCCCGTCGACGGCGAGGGCCGCGTGGACCTCGCCGCGCTGCGTGCCGAGGTCGCCGAGCACGCCGAGGAGATCGCGCTGATCTCCGTCATGTGGGCCAACAACGAGGTCGGGACGCTGCAGCCCGTCCAGGAGGTCGTCCAGCTCGCGCGTCCGCACGGCATCCCGGTGCACTCCGACGCGGTCCAGGCCGTCGGTCAGGTCCCGGTCGACTTCGCGGCGAGCGGTCTGGACGCGATGACCGTGTCCGGCCACAAGCTCGGCGGGCCCGTCGGCGTCGGCGCGCTCGTCACGCGGCGCGACGCGCCCCTCACCCCGGTCCTGCACGGCGGAGGCCAGGAGCGCGGCGTGCGCTCCGGCACGCTCGACGCGCCCGCGATCCGCGCGTTCGGCGTCGCCGTCGCCGAGGCCGTCGCGCACCGCGACGAGCGCGCGGCGCACCTCGCGGCGCTGCGCGACGCGCTCGTGGCGGGGGTCCGCGGGCGGGTCCCGGACGCCGTCCTCAGCGGCCCCGAGCCGGGGGCGGGCGGCCGCGACGCCGCCCGGCTGCCGGGCAACGCGCACTTCACGTTCCCCGGGGCCGAGGGCGACTCGCTCCTCTACCTGCTCGACTCCGCGGGCGTGCAGGCGTCGACCGGCTCGGCCTGCCAGGCCGGCGTGCCGCAGCCGTCGCACGTGCTCCTCGCGATGGGCGTGCCGGAGCAGGACGCGCGCGGCGCGCTGCGGTTCTCGCTCGGCGTCACGTCCACGCCCGACGACGTCGCGCGCCTCCTCGACGCGCTGCCCCCCGCCGTCGAGCGAGCGCGGGCGGCGGGTCTCGCGTCCGGCCCGACGCGTGCCGCTGCTCCGACCCGCACCGCGGTCCCGACCCGCGCGGGCGGTGCCGCGTGA
- a CDS encoding prolyl oligopeptidase family serine peptidase, which yields MTAEQTTSPSLSPESPTETPLPDDGAPHDPYLWLEDVEGDEALTWVRARNAEVADTLETADEFATTERAIREVLDSDAKIPEVSKIGDRYYNFWRDAQHERGLWRRTTLESYRTDDPEWETVLDLDALAAAEGESWVWHGASVLRPTPEQLAAREPWRHALVELSPGGSDADVTREFDLVEKRFVAPEDGGFHRAEAKGSLGWIDADTVYVFTDFGEGTLTPSGYPRVVKRWTRGTPLDEAVTVYEGTDEDMYISAWRSHTPGFERDFVHRSKAFYADELYLAEHTGTPEQRLTKIDVPDSAEVGVRREWMLVELRDDWAVGGATYRAGSLLVARFDDFLAGDRGFTVLFEPTATTSLAGATWTRHHLVVNVLDDVKNRLHVLTPPDAAGPGGAVGQEAADAPWVRSEIPGLPELGTVAVGAVDPVDSDDLWLVTTDYLTPTTLSLLSLGERPGDAGAPDVVKSNPAFFDADGMTVAQHFATSDDGTRVPYFVVGHADLVAGAGDGGTRAAPTLLYGYGGFEISLTPAYSGALGRAWLARGGVYVVANIRGGGEYGPAWHQAALKANRHRAYEDFAAVARDLVARGITTHEHLGMEGRSNGGLLAGNMLTQYPELFGAVIVGVPLLDMRRYTKLLAGASWAAEYGDPDDPEQWAFIRTFSPYHLFDAERDYPPVLFTTSTKDDRVHPGHARKLAAKMLGEGKDVTYYENIEGGHGGAANNAQAAHMAAVHYRFLAERLG from the coding sequence ATGACCGCCGAGCAGACGACGAGCCCCTCGCTCTCGCCCGAGAGCCCCACCGAGACCCCGCTCCCCGACGACGGCGCGCCCCACGACCCGTACCTGTGGCTCGAGGACGTCGAGGGGGACGAGGCCCTGACCTGGGTCCGTGCACGCAACGCCGAGGTCGCCGACACGCTCGAGACCGCCGACGAGTTCGCCACGACCGAGCGCGCGATCCGCGAGGTGCTCGACTCGGACGCGAAGATCCCCGAGGTCTCGAAGATCGGCGACCGGTACTACAACTTCTGGCGCGACGCGCAGCACGAGCGCGGGCTCTGGCGCCGCACGACGCTCGAGTCCTACCGCACCGACGACCCGGAGTGGGAGACCGTGCTCGACCTCGACGCGCTCGCCGCGGCCGAGGGCGAGTCGTGGGTCTGGCACGGCGCGAGCGTCCTGCGCCCGACGCCGGAGCAGCTCGCCGCACGCGAGCCGTGGCGGCACGCGCTCGTCGAGCTCTCCCCCGGCGGCTCCGACGCCGACGTCACGCGCGAGTTCGACCTCGTCGAGAAGCGGTTCGTCGCGCCCGAGGACGGCGGCTTCCACCGCGCCGAGGCCAAGGGCTCGCTCGGCTGGATCGACGCCGACACCGTGTACGTCTTCACCGACTTCGGCGAGGGCACGCTCACGCCGTCGGGGTACCCGCGCGTGGTCAAGCGCTGGACGCGCGGCACCCCGCTCGACGAGGCCGTGACGGTCTACGAGGGCACCGACGAGGACATGTACATCTCCGCCTGGCGGTCGCACACGCCCGGGTTCGAGCGCGACTTCGTGCACCGCTCCAAGGCGTTCTACGCCGACGAGCTCTACCTCGCCGAGCACACCGGCACGCCCGAGCAGCGCCTGACGAAGATCGACGTGCCCGACTCCGCCGAGGTCGGCGTCCGGCGCGAGTGGATGCTCGTGGAGCTCCGCGACGACTGGGCCGTCGGAGGCGCGACGTACCGCGCGGGCTCGCTCCTCGTCGCGCGGTTCGACGACTTCCTCGCGGGCGACCGCGGCTTCACCGTGCTCTTCGAGCCCACGGCGACGACGTCGCTCGCCGGCGCCACGTGGACGCGCCACCACCTCGTCGTCAACGTGCTCGACGACGTGAAGAACCGCCTGCACGTGCTCACGCCGCCGGACGCCGCCGGCCCCGGGGGCGCCGTCGGGCAGGAGGCCGCGGACGCGCCGTGGGTGCGGTCGGAGATCCCCGGCCTGCCGGAGCTCGGCACGGTCGCCGTCGGAGCCGTCGACCCCGTCGACTCCGACGACCTGTGGCTCGTCACGACCGACTACCTCACGCCCACGACGCTCTCGCTCCTGTCGCTCGGCGAGCGGCCGGGCGACGCGGGTGCACCGGACGTCGTCAAGTCCAACCCCGCGTTCTTCGACGCCGACGGCATGACCGTCGCCCAGCACTTCGCCACGTCGGACGACGGCACGCGCGTGCCGTACTTCGTCGTCGGCCACGCGGACCTCGTCGCGGGCGCGGGCGACGGCGGCACGCGAGCCGCGCCGACGCTGCTGTACGGGTACGGCGGCTTCGAGATCTCGCTCACGCCCGCGTACTCGGGCGCGCTCGGCCGCGCCTGGCTCGCGCGGGGCGGCGTCTACGTCGTCGCGAACATCCGCGGCGGCGGCGAGTACGGGCCCGCCTGGCACCAGGCCGCGCTCAAGGCGAACCGCCACCGCGCCTACGAGGACTTCGCCGCCGTCGCGCGCGACCTCGTGGCCCGCGGGATCACGACGCACGAGCACCTCGGCATGGAGGGCCGCTCCAACGGCGGCCTGCTCGCGGGCAACATGCTCACGCAGTACCCCGAGCTCTTCGGCGCCGTGATCGTCGGCGTCCCGCTGCTCGACATGCGCCGGTACACGAAGCTGCTCGCCGGGGCGTCGTGGGCGGCGGAGTACGGCGACCCGGACGACCCCGAGCAGTGGGCGTTCATCCGCACCTTCTCGCCGTACCACCTGTTCGACGCCGAGCGCGACTACCCGCCCGTGCTCTTCACGACGTCGACCAAGGACGACCGCGTCCACCCCGGCCACGCGCGCAAGCTCGCCGCGAAGATGCTCGGCGAAGGCAAGGACGTCACCTACTACGAGAACATCGAGGGCGGCCACGGCGGCGCCGCGAACAACGCCCAGGCCGCCCACATGGCCGCCGTGCACTACCGCTTCCTCGCCGAGCGTCTCGGCTGA
- the mnmA gene encoding tRNA 2-thiouridine(34) synthase MnmA produces MRVLAAMSGGVDSAVAAALAVEAGHEVVGVHMALSRNRDQFRTGSRGCCSIEDAGDARRAADVLGIPYYVWDLSERFEDTVVADFLAEYEAGRTPNPCVRCNEHIKFEALLDKATALGFDAVATGHYARVVTRDVPDASASDGVRSVRELHRSPNEAKDQSYVLAVMGPERLARAMFPLGDFASKDEVRAEAARRGLSVSAKPDSYDICFVADGDTQGFLRDRLGARPGEIVDAEGTVLGEHDGAYAYTVGQRKGLGIDRPAPDGRPRYVLDVQPASNRVVVGPAELLSVDRIEAGAAVWFDGARPAPGERADVEVQVRAHGAPVAARVRAAGDAIEVELRGTTLRGVAAGQSLVVYDGPRVLGQATVDRAYRAAARSADRSAGQPAPTGAG; encoded by the coding sequence GTGAGGGTCCTCGCCGCCATGTCGGGCGGCGTCGACTCGGCCGTCGCCGCGGCGCTCGCGGTCGAGGCGGGGCACGAGGTCGTGGGCGTCCACATGGCGCTGTCGCGCAACCGCGACCAGTTCCGCACCGGGTCGCGCGGGTGCTGCTCGATCGAGGACGCGGGGGACGCGCGGCGCGCAGCCGACGTGCTCGGCATCCCGTACTACGTGTGGGACCTCTCGGAGCGGTTCGAGGACACGGTCGTCGCCGACTTCCTCGCCGAGTACGAGGCCGGGCGCACGCCCAACCCGTGCGTGCGGTGCAACGAGCACATCAAGTTCGAGGCGCTGCTCGACAAGGCGACGGCGCTCGGCTTCGACGCCGTCGCGACGGGCCACTACGCGCGCGTCGTGACGCGCGACGTGCCCGACGCGTCCGCCTCGGACGGGGTGCGCAGCGTGCGGGAGCTGCACCGCTCCCCGAACGAGGCGAAGGACCAGTCCTACGTGCTCGCCGTCATGGGGCCGGAGCGACTCGCGCGCGCGATGTTCCCGCTCGGGGACTTCGCGTCGAAGGACGAGGTGCGCGCCGAGGCGGCGCGGCGCGGGCTGTCGGTGTCCGCGAAGCCCGACTCGTACGACATCTGCTTCGTCGCCGACGGCGACACGCAGGGCTTCCTCCGCGACCGCCTGGGCGCGCGCCCGGGCGAGATCGTCGACGCGGAGGGGACGGTGCTCGGCGAGCACGACGGCGCCTACGCGTACACCGTCGGCCAGCGCAAGGGCCTCGGCATCGACCGCCCCGCGCCGGACGGTCGCCCGCGGTACGTGCTCGACGTGCAGCCCGCGAGCAACCGTGTGGTCGTCGGCCCGGCCGAGCTGCTGAGCGTCGACCGCATCGAGGCCGGCGCGGCGGTCTGGTTCGACGGCGCGCGCCCGGCGCCGGGGGAGCGCGCCGACGTCGAGGTGCAGGTCCGCGCGCACGGTGCGCCGGTCGCGGCCCGGGTCCGGGCCGCCGGCGACGCGATCGAGGTCGAGCTCAGGGGCACGACGCTCCGCGGCGTCGCGGCCGGGCAGTCGCTCGTCGTCTACGACGGGCCGCGCGTGCTCGGCCAGGCCACGGTGGACCGTGCCTACCGCGCGGCGGCACGGTCGGCAGACCGGTCGGCCGGTCAGCCGGCGCCGACGGGCGCGGGGTGA
- a CDS encoding aminoglycoside phosphotransferase family protein: MPDDAAPPAVEAAGDVPVASGGGRLLWRDLPLGLRDELEAVAGGRVVQERSVSAGFSPGLASVLTFDDGSRLFVKAARTADEPVAANLHRAEAKVATRLPREVPAPRFAWGHGDGDWIALAFAVVDGHVPATPWDPDELDRVLATLVRLASVPGARAMRLPPTGPDFADMATGWRALRDDPDPRLAAVAPWAAAHLDALAEAERGALVACEGESFVHGDMRADNVLLTPEKVYVVDWPHASRGAAWLDLAMFLPSVVMQGVVDVCEPVTVSADPARRARGGAWAASTFAAHPLGGDVHPADLRSVVAGIAGYFLHSARKPAVPTIPRLRAFQRAQGVAALAWLEHLGL; encoded by the coding sequence ATGCCCGACGACGCCGCACCGCCCGCCGTCGAGGCCGCCGGAGACGTCCCGGTCGCCTCGGGCGGTGGCCGCCTGCTCTGGAGAGACCTGCCGCTCGGGCTGCGCGACGAGCTCGAGGCGGTCGCCGGCGGCCGGGTCGTGCAGGAGCGCTCCGTCTCGGCCGGGTTCAGCCCCGGGCTCGCGTCCGTCCTCACGTTCGACGACGGCTCCCGCCTCTTCGTCAAGGCGGCGCGGACCGCGGACGAGCCCGTGGCGGCCAACCTCCACCGCGCCGAGGCGAAGGTCGCGACACGGCTGCCGCGCGAGGTCCCCGCCCCGCGCTTCGCGTGGGGCCACGGTGACGGCGACTGGATCGCGCTGGCGTTCGCCGTCGTCGACGGGCACGTGCCCGCCACGCCCTGGGACCCCGACGAGCTCGACCGGGTCCTGGCCACCCTCGTCCGCCTCGCGTCGGTCCCGGGGGCCCGCGCGATGCGGCTGCCGCCGACCGGGCCAGACTTCGCCGACATGGCGACCGGGTGGCGTGCGCTGCGCGACGACCCCGACCCGCGCCTGGCCGCCGTCGCGCCGTGGGCGGCCGCGCACCTCGACGCGCTCGCGGAGGCCGAGCGCGGGGCGCTCGTGGCGTGCGAGGGCGAGTCGTTCGTGCACGGCGACATGCGCGCCGACAACGTCCTCCTCACGCCGGAGAAGGTCTACGTCGTCGACTGGCCGCACGCGTCGCGCGGCGCGGCGTGGCTCGACCTCGCGATGTTCCTGCCGAGCGTCGTGATGCAGGGCGTGGTGGACGTCTGCGAACCGGTCACGGTGAGCGCCGACCCGGCGCGCCGCGCGCGCGGCGGCGCGTGGGCGGCGTCGACCTTCGCGGCGCACCCCCTCGGGGGCGACGTGCACCCCGCCGACCTGCGGTCGGTCGTCGCCGGGATCGCCGGGTACTTCCTGCACTCCGCCCGCAAGCCCGCCGTCCCGACGATCCCCCGCCTGCGCGCGTTCCAGCGCGCCCAGGGCGTCGCCGCCCTCGCGTGGCTGGAGCACCTGGGCCTCTGA
- a CDS encoding ester cyclase has protein sequence MGTHENKATAVAVHTRAIPGNHGDALATLLGPGFRNHDTSPGCEGGVDALLAMMHWYDEAFEDQRVEVLHAVAEGDLVALHVELSARHTGFFRGVAPTGRRFRVREMHVLRFVEGQEVEHWCVRDESALVRALAHPAPVGAG, from the coding sequence ATGGGCACGCACGAGAACAAGGCCACGGCGGTCGCCGTGCACACGCGGGCGATCCCCGGCAACCACGGCGACGCGCTCGCGACGCTGCTCGGGCCCGGGTTCCGCAACCACGACACGTCGCCGGGCTGCGAGGGCGGCGTCGACGCCCTCCTCGCGATGATGCACTGGTACGACGAGGCGTTCGAGGACCAGCGCGTCGAGGTCCTGCACGCCGTCGCGGAGGGCGACCTCGTCGCGCTGCACGTCGAGCTCAGCGCGCGTCACACCGGGTTCTTCCGCGGCGTCGCGCCGACGGGGCGGCGCTTCCGGGTGCGCGAGATGCACGTGCTGCGCTTCGTCGAGGGCCAGGAGGTCGAGCACTGGTGCGTGCGCGACGAGTCGGCGCTCGTGCGCGCGCTCGCTCACCCCGCGCCCGTCGGCGCCGGCTGA